From the genome of Adhaeribacter pallidiroseus:
TGCTGTTTTAGTTTCTAAAGATTAGATGTAACTAATTTAGAAACTAGGTACAAGTCCAGACTAATCAATTTTATTTGCCGTTACAATTTGTTTTCACCCGCTGTTTGCCTAGAGGAAGAGGCTACTTTATTCTATTAAATTACCAAACTAGAACTAGAATTTTCTTTCGATTACAACCATTCATTAATTTTTAACTTCTTTTTCTCGCTACACCTCTAATAGGTTGGTATAAATACGTGGTTAAGCCGTATGGGCGTAAGGCTTTCTTTTATATTTCGTTGTATTTCCTACGTTTTCCTGCTTTTATTCTTCCTCGTTGCTTTATCCATTCGTACACTGCCCGTACTGCCCCTGCTACAAAAATGAGCGTTAAAGGCCATTGCAACCATTCCATAATATAGTCTATTTAATTTTGGTGGTTGTGGATATTTAAGCAAAAATTTGGTAGCTTATTAGTCTGCCATTTTCTTGTTAATTTCTTATTAGTAGTTGTTTTACCGCTTACTTGTTTGGATAAGTAGGTGTTGAAGAAAAATAAAATTCTACTAAGAATACTTATGTTCCCCTTTGTTAACAATTTGCCTCGTTCTATAACCGAGTTATTAACTTGTATGGAATAATCCAGTTGGTAATTGGTTGAGTTCATTATGAAAATTCGATGTTAATATTATATATTATATATATAATATTGTGCCATTTTTCAATAAACCTAAATAGATACTTTTTAGAACAAACCAAAACTTCTTGCATCAAGGAGCTAGCAGGCCTATAAATGGGTAGCCGATAACTAGCATTAGAATGGAAAAACTGATCAAATACGCATAAGAATGGTAATTGAGTTTATAAAGCAGGTTTGTAGAATTGACTTTTACTGACATTGATTTAAAGTGCTGTGGGATGTCGTGCTGTGATTAGTGATAAATAAAATTGTTAAATAATGGCTAAAAGGGTAATAATAGGCAATTTGTGCATTTGATTTTACTTTAAAGTACAATTTTACCTACATAATTTATTTTGATGATATATGATTTAATTTGTATTTTTGCATTGTCATTCAGGTTTTAATAATTAGTTATGAAGAAACTTTTACAATTTATTTCTCTTTCACTAGCATTTACTTTAGCTTTCTCATCTCACATTATAGCTCAAGTAAGGCCAAATACCTTTATTTTGAATGGGGATGTTTTGATGGAGAATAAGTATAAAATTAATGCAGGTAATGAGCAATGTTTAGCCGCTCTTAAAGTACTTATCTCCTCTGCAGGCCCTTCGCTTACCAGAATCCCTACTTCGGTGGTTACAAAATCCCTTACTCCGCCTAGTGGAGATAAAAATGATTATACCAGCTTAGCTCCTTATTGGTGGCCGAACCCTAATACTTCTAATAAATTACCTTATATCCGGAAGGATGGGCAGCCAAACCCGGAAGCAAATGCTATAAAAGATAATACTTATTTACGGGACCTCTGTAAGGATATTCGTTTGTTGGGACTTTGTTATTACTTTACCAATGATGAAAAATATGCTCAGAAGGCAGCCGAATTATTAAAAGTATTTTTCCTGAACAGCGCTACTCGTATGAATCCTCACTTAAAATATGCCCAGATGATTAGAGGAGACAATAAAGTATATGGCACCGGTACGATTGATACCGAACAATTACCTGAGTTACTGGATGGGGTACAGTTACTAGCGGGTTCTAGCTCCTGGACTTCTGATAACCAAGCAGCTCTACAAGGTTGGTTCAGTCAATACTTAAACTGGCTGATAACAAGTGCGGGCGGTATAGAAGCGAGTTTGGCTCCAAACAATATTGGCACCTATTATAATCTTCAGATTGTGACCTACGCTCTTTTTGTCGGTAACAGAACATTGGCAAAATCATTACTAGAAACGCAGGCTTACAATCGTCTGGATGCCCAATTAAAGGTAACCGGAGAACAAATTTACGAGCTAGCCCGAACTAAGTCTTGGACTTACTGCAATAAAAACTTAAAAGGATGGTTTAATCTAGCGAGTGTAGCCGAGAGTGCAGGAATTAACTTGTGGGAGTATACTTCGCCTAGTGGTAAGAGCTTAAAAAAAGCATTTCAGTGGATGGTGCCTTATGGTGCTAAAATAAAGCCTTGGTCTTTCGATCAGATAGGAGAATTTAAGGAAGAATACTTTACTCCGGCAGCCAGAACAGGTTCTGCTATTTACAAAGATTTAAATTTAGAGTCAGTTCTTTCTAGTGACCACGCTCGTTTTATGGCGGGCTCTTATTCAGAAATGTTAACCTCTCGTTACTACTAAAAATAAGTAATGTTTCTGAAGGAAAAAATTCTTTAGAATCTTATAATCCAATAGATGAATCATTAAAAAATGTTTTTATGCTCAACTATTGCAGTATTGCTTCCTCTCTTCCATAGTCTTTAATAAAGTTAAAAGGGTTACCGTTAGTAACCCTTTTAACTTTATTAAAGACTATCTTGGTTTTAAATTTTTTGAAATCTAAGAGGTTGTTTATTAATATTTAAAGCACTATAAACCAAATGCGCCGTATTTGTTTAGTTTTTTTATCATTTACAATAGCGCTTCCGATAATCTCCAGCCTTAGGAACTCCTAATTCTTCCGCTTTAGCCCAATCCCGGCAGGCATCCTGATTTTGCTTTAAAGTTATATTAATCAGGGCACGGTTAAAATATGCTTCGGGCAAGTTACTGTTGTAGTTTAACGCTTTATTGTAGTCTTCCAGCGCTTCGCGATAAGCTTTTACCCGGAAACGGGCGTTCGCTCTATTCTGATAAGCAACAGCATAATCTGGTTTATACAAAATAGCACGGTTATAATCGTTTACTGCACCAGCATGGTCTTTTAATTTGGCCTTACAAATTCCGCGATTATTGTAGGCATTGGCATACTCGTTATTTAACGTAATTGCTTGATTGTAATCCTGAATAGCTTCTTTTAATTTATCTAATTTCATTTGAATATCACCTCGGTATTTAAAAGACTCTGAATCATATTTATTTAAGATTATAGCTTGATTTAAGTCCAGTAAAGCATTCTGATAATCATTTAATTCGTAATAGGCAATTCCTCGCCGCTTGTAGGCAGTGGCGTAATTAGATTTTTTTTCAATAACCTTTGTCCATTCTGTTATGGCTCCTGAATAATCTTGTTTTTGAAATTTAACTGCTGCTTGCCGGGAATGATATTTATAGTTACGCGGCGAACAGGCCGTTAATAAAACTAAAGCTAAAAAAGTAATTAAAATGTACTTCATAAATATTGTAAAGAAATCAATATAAATCGTTAGTTGGACTAAATACTACAGGCTTATGTAAAAAGGAAATTTTCGTGCCAGCGATTTTTAAAATAAAACACCATAGTAATTAATTTCACTCAAATTGTACGTACTATATTTAATCAATATTAGTTTCTTTAAATATAAGGTTTTTTCTATAAAATTTACATTTATTCAGATTGTAGAGTCTAAATATCTGTTTGGGAAATACAGATTATAGCCTAACTTTGCGCCACTTAATCAGAAACATAATTCCAAAAAAATGGCATCAGCATACGATTTGATAGTGATTGGCAGCGGACCGGGTGGTTACGTAGCCGCTATCCGTGCTTCGCAACTTGGCCTGAAAGTAGGTGTAGTAGAAAAAGCAGAATTAGGAGGAATTTGCTTAAACTGGGGTTGTATTCCCACCAAAGCTTTATTAAAAAGTGCCCAGGTTTTTGAATATATTAAACATGCTCAGGATTACGGTATTAAAGTTGGCGATGCTTCCGCTGATTTTGCCGCTGTAGTTGCCCGCAGCCGCGGCGTAGCTAATGGCATGAGCAAAGGCATTCAGTTTTTATTCCGGAAAAATAAAATAGATCATATTGCCGGCACGGGAAAATTACTCGGCAACAAAAAAGTAGAAGTTACGGCTGCCGATAATAAAAAAGAAACGTACGAAGCGGCGCACATAATACTGGCTACTGGTGCCCGTTCGCGCGAATTGCCTAACTTACCCATTGACGGAAAGAAGATTGTGGGCTACCGCCAGGCGATGGTTCTGGAAAAACAACCTAAATCGATGGTTGTAGTGGGTTCTGGGGCGATAGGAGTAGAGTTTGCTTATTTCTACAATGCTATGGGCACCAAAGTAACCATTGTAGAGTACATGCCCAACGTAGTGCCCGTAGAAGACGAAGAAGTGTCGAAACAACTCGAAAAGTCTTTTAAAAAATCGGGCATTGATATATTAACCAACTCTTCGGTAGAAGCGGTAGATACCAGTGGCGAAGGTTGTGTCGTAAAAATCAAAACCCAGAAAGGCGAAGAAACCATTACTTGCGATGTAGTATTATCGGCGGTGGGCGTAGCTACAAACCTGGAAGGCATTGGTTTGGAAGAAACCGGCGTTAAAGTAGAAAAAGGCCGGGTAGTAGTGGATGAATATTACCGGACCAATGTGCCGGGCATTTACGCCATTGGCGATATTGTAATGGGGCCCGCTTTGGCGCACGTGGCTTCGGCCGAAGGCATTATTTGCGTAGAGAATATAACGGGTCATCATCCGGAACCGCTGAATTATAAAAACCTGCCTGGTTGTACTTATTGCGCTCCCGAAATTGCCTCGGTGGGCTTAACCGAAAAGCAAGCCCGCGAACAAGGTATTGATATTAAAGTAGGTAAATTCCCGTTCTCTGCTTCGGGTAAAGCCAGTGCTGGCGGTGTAAAAGATGGCTTCGTAAAAGTGATTTTTGACGCCAAATACGGCGAATGGCTGGGTGCCCACATGATTGGGGCGAACGTAACCGAAATGATTGCCGAAGTAGTAGTAGCCCGCAAACTGGAAACTACTGGTCACGAAATTATAAAATCGGTGCACCCGCACCCTACCATGTCTGAAGCTATTATGGAAGCCGCCGCTGCCGCTTACGACGAGGTAATTCATTTATAAATTAAAGGTTGTAAGTTACAGATTTAATGTTATTTAAAAAGCCGGAGGAGTAATCTTCCGGCTTTTTAAATAACATTAAATCTGCTTTAAAATTTAAAAATTTGGTTAACAGATAATACTTACATAATCAATTCTGTAATCGTAGGTTTATTAGGAAGTAGGCAAATACTAGATTCCAAGGTTTTACTGCTTTACTCATCCCGGTTGAAACAAAAGCGCACTTTGGTGCATTCTTAAATTTTCAATATTTGTAAGATTTGTCCAAATAAAGACTACAGCCGGATTTAAATTTAATTGTCCGGATATAGTAAGTACTTCTTTCGGAGTTGTTTGTAATTACTTAAGCCTGGCTCCCAGCTTTTCCGGATATCTGCCTCAGACACACCGGCTATGATTTGCTTTCGCAATTGCGTAGTACCAGCCAGCTTGTCAAAGTTGCCCATTTGCTTGCTTTGGGTAAAATCAAAAAACTTTTCTTTCTCCGGGTAGGCTTGATAAAGCTCCATTAACCATTTTAAGTTTACTTGTTTGTTTTTGCGAAGCAGGCCGGTATCGTAATTACGTAAATCCAAGCCGTAACAATCCTGGTTTTGGTGCAAAGGCGTTTCGGACATGCCCGGAATACTCACCGGCCGAAACGAAAATGGGAATTTACCTTTTAAAGCGGGCGCTCCCAAAACCGTAAAAGGCATTTGAGTGCCCCGGCCCTGGCTGATAATAGTACCTTCGAATAAACACAAACTGGGGTAGAGCAGGATAGATTGTGGCGTATTTAAATTAGGCGATGGTTTTACGGGTAGCTCATAAGGCATAGCGTGGGTGTAATTGGCAATTTTAATAATTTTAAGTTTACACTTTGCCTTACCTTCGATGTAACCTTCACCATTTAAAAATTGCGCAAATTCCCCAATAGTTAAGCCGTGCGTAATCGGAATCCGGTGCTTACCAATGCC
Proteins encoded in this window:
- a CDS encoding alginate lyase family protein; the encoded protein is MKKLLQFISLSLAFTLAFSSHIIAQVRPNTFILNGDVLMENKYKINAGNEQCLAALKVLISSAGPSLTRIPTSVVTKSLTPPSGDKNDYTSLAPYWWPNPNTSNKLPYIRKDGQPNPEANAIKDNTYLRDLCKDIRLLGLCYYFTNDEKYAQKAAELLKVFFLNSATRMNPHLKYAQMIRGDNKVYGTGTIDTEQLPELLDGVQLLAGSSSWTSDNQAALQGWFSQYLNWLITSAGGIEASLAPNNIGTYYNLQIVTYALFVGNRTLAKSLLETQAYNRLDAQLKVTGEQIYELARTKSWTYCNKNLKGWFNLASVAESAGINLWEYTSPSGKSLKKAFQWMVPYGAKIKPWSFDQIGEFKEEYFTPAARTGSAIYKDLNLESVLSSDHARFMAGSYSEMLTSRYY
- a CDS encoding tetratricopeptide repeat protein, coding for MKYILITFLALVLLTACSPRNYKYHSRQAAVKFQKQDYSGAITEWTKVIEKKSNYATAYKRRGIAYYELNDYQNALLDLNQAIILNKYDSESFKYRGDIQMKLDKLKEAIQDYNQAITLNNEYANAYNNRGICKAKLKDHAGAVNDYNRAILYKPDYAVAYQNRANARFRVKAYREALEDYNKALNYNSNLPEAYFNRALINITLKQNQDACRDWAKAEELGVPKAGDYRKRYCK
- the lpdA gene encoding dihydrolipoyl dehydrogenase translates to MASAYDLIVIGSGPGGYVAAIRASQLGLKVGVVEKAELGGICLNWGCIPTKALLKSAQVFEYIKHAQDYGIKVGDASADFAAVVARSRGVANGMSKGIQFLFRKNKIDHIAGTGKLLGNKKVEVTAADNKKETYEAAHIILATGARSRELPNLPIDGKKIVGYRQAMVLEKQPKSMVVVGSGAIGVEFAYFYNAMGTKVTIVEYMPNVVPVEDEEVSKQLEKSFKKSGIDILTNSSVEAVDTSGEGCVVKIKTQKGEETITCDVVLSAVGVATNLEGIGLEETGVKVEKGRVVVDEYYRTNVPGIYAIGDIVMGPALAHVASAEGIICVENITGHHPEPLNYKNLPGCTYCAPEIASVGLTEKQAREQGIDIKVGKFPFSASGKASAGGVKDGFVKVIFDAKYGEWLGAHMIGANVTEMIAEVVVARKLETTGHEIIKSVHPHPTMSEAIMEAAAAAYDEVIHL
- a CDS encoding exo-beta-N-acetylmuramidase NamZ family protein — protein: MKVNKIFFSGLILLVFFLTASITCRQTATPTAKPIVPQTAAKPITGADQTDKYISYLRGKRVGLVANPTSVIGKQATADSLLALGINLKKVFGPEHGFRGNASNGAKVQDEVDAKTNLPIISLYGKTAKPTKEHLSDIDVLIFDIQDVGCRFYTNINTLEYVMEACAENNKELVILDRPNPNGYFVDGPILEDSLRSGIGKHRIPITHGLTIGEFAQFLNGEGYIEGKAKCKLKIIKIANYTHAMPYELPVKPSPNLNTPQSILLYPSLCLFEGTIISQGRGTQMPFTVLGAPALKGKFPFSFRPVSIPGMSETPLHQNQDCYGLDLRNYDTGLLRKNKQVNLKWLMELYQAYPEKEKFFDFTQSKQMGNFDKLAGTTQLRKQIIAGVSEADIRKSWEPGLSNYKQLRKKYLLYPDN